In a single window of the Anaerotruncus rubiinfantis genome:
- a CDS encoding GGDEF domain-containing protein — MFEFKRLEDELQKQLSLHVPEFYRIVDVDTHKVFDYRHGQLIETNQKCYQVWNMNAPCMNCTSCRAIKENKPMIKLCFLDKRIFLIHSIPIEIKKRRYSIELIQDVSNSFLLQENNLRNADEVMSLISLFDERIMKDNSTNLFNKQYLLENLPSMMAHAKSESKPLSLAVLDIDRFKHVNDRFGHVFGDEVILKIADTLKALMNESIHSVRVGGDEFAVIFENIDPSAAMAICDKAACSLASFHFESHPEYSISISHGVAVLYKNDTAESFLDRADHMMYAMKKKKLCELCDK; from the coding sequence ATGTTTGAATTTAAGCGATTGGAAGATGAACTGCAAAAACAGCTTTCTCTTCATGTTCCGGAATTTTACCGCATCGTGGATGTTGATACGCACAAGGTGTTTGATTATCGCCACGGACAGTTAATTGAGACGAACCAGAAATGCTATCAGGTGTGGAATATGAACGCCCCCTGTATGAACTGCACCTCCTGCCGTGCCATAAAAGAAAACAAGCCCATGATCAAGCTCTGCTTTCTGGATAAGCGTATCTTTTTGATTCATTCCATTCCGATTGAAATCAAAAAACGCAGATATTCTATTGAACTTATACAGGATGTCAGCAATAGCTTTCTTCTGCAGGAGAATAATTTGCGGAACGCGGATGAGGTGATGTCTCTAATTTCTCTTTTTGACGAGAGAATTATGAAGGACAACTCTACGAATTTATTCAATAAACAATACCTGTTGGAAAATCTGCCCTCTATGATGGCGCATGCAAAGAGTGAAAGCAAGCCATTGTCCCTGGCTGTTTTGGATATTGACCGCTTTAAGCACGTAAATGACCGTTTTGGGCATGTATTTGGCGACGAGGTAATTTTAAAAATTGCGGACACGCTGAAAGCATTGATGAACGAAAGCATCCATTCAGTAAGAGTTGGCGGAGACGAGTTTGCGGTGATATTTGAAAACATTGATCCGTCAGCGGCCATGGCGATATGTGATAAGGCGGCCTGTTCATTGGCCTCTTTCCATTTTGAATCTCATCCGGAATACAGCATTTCGATTAGCCACGGGGTTGCGGTTCTATATAAAAATGATACAGCGGAATCCTTTTTGGACCGTGCCGACCACATGATGTACGCGATGAAAAAGAAAAAACTGTGTGAACTGTGTGATAAATAA
- a CDS encoding dicarboxylate/amino acid:cation symporter: MEKKKLGLVPRLIIGILLGILIGSFLPAPLVRIVITLSSLFSTFLRFIIPLMILAFVVTGIADLTHGAGKLLGITAGISYASTIVAGSLAFFVAINLFPHFVTGGIVASIGDPEAGMLSPYFSIPLEPLFDVTGAIVLAFVLGLCISSMRGREIGDSAYSLANEFSKMIVKVLNVAIIPLLPLYIMGTFANMTYSGQTFLILSVLWKVFLVVICLHLCYLLAIFLFAGAIGKKNPFSMLRHQVSGYLAAMGTQSSAATIPVNLRCAELNGVSAQIRNFVIPLCANIHLAGSMITITCCVTSVLLMNAMDVGLHTIIPFIMTLGIAMVAAPGAPGGAIMSALPFLPMVGIASDSALASLLIALYITQDSFGTACNVSGDNAIAVVVDAVYHRFIKRPDRNA; this comes from the coding sequence ATGGAAAAGAAAAAACTTGGCCTTGTGCCGCGCCTCATTATCGGGATCCTGCTCGGCATCCTCATCGGCAGCTTTCTGCCCGCCCCGCTCGTGCGGATTGTGATCACCCTTTCAAGTCTGTTCAGCACCTTTTTGCGCTTCATCATCCCACTGATGATCCTGGCCTTCGTCGTGACCGGCATTGCCGACCTCACCCACGGCGCCGGGAAACTCCTTGGGATCACCGCCGGAATTTCCTATGCTTCCACCATCGTGGCCGGGAGTCTCGCATTCTTTGTTGCAATCAACCTGTTTCCTCATTTTGTCACGGGCGGCATCGTCGCCTCGATCGGAGACCCGGAAGCCGGGATGCTCTCCCCCTATTTCTCAATCCCTCTGGAACCGCTTTTCGATGTCACCGGCGCGATCGTGCTGGCTTTCGTTTTGGGGCTGTGCATCTCTTCGATGCGCGGACGCGAAATCGGCGACAGCGCTTACAGCCTGGCCAATGAGTTTTCAAAAATGATTGTCAAGGTGCTGAACGTGGCCATCATCCCGCTGCTGCCGCTTTACATCATGGGCACCTTCGCCAACATGACCTACAGCGGACAGACCTTCCTGATCCTCTCGGTGCTCTGGAAGGTGTTCCTCGTGGTCATCTGCCTGCACCTTTGCTATCTGCTCGCAATCTTTCTGTTCGCGGGGGCCATCGGCAAAAAGAACCCCTTTTCGATGCTGCGCCACCAGGTTTCCGGCTATCTTGCGGCCATGGGAACCCAGTCGTCCGCCGCGACCATCCCGGTCAACCTGCGCTGCGCCGAGCTAAACGGCGTTTCCGCCCAGATTCGTAACTTTGTGATCCCGCTCTGCGCGAACATCCATCTGGCAGGCAGCATGATCACCATCACCTGCTGCGTCACCAGCGTCCTGCTCATGAACGCAATGGATGTGGGGCTGCACACCATAATTCCATTCATCATGACACTCGGCATCGCGATGGTTGCCGCACCGGGCGCGCCGGGCGGCGCGATCATGTCCGCCCTGCCGTTTCTGCCGATGGTGGGGATCGCCTCGGACAGCGCGCTCGCGAGCCTGTTGATCGCGCTTTACATCACACAGGACAGCTTTGGCACCGCATGCAACGTTTCGGGAGACAATGCCATCGCCGTAGTGGTGGACGCGGTCTATCACCGCTTCATCAAACGTCCGGATCGGAACGCCTAA
- a CDS encoding transporter substrate-binding domain-containing diguanylate cyclase: MKTCRLKRLLKNTLGILFVAGLCLGLSCAPQALASSARTIRVGFPLQKGLAEIDDAGDYSGYTYEYLQEIAQYTGWEYEFVQVPGSIDESLTEMLRMLQAGEIDLLGAMVYSDALAQEYDYPGSSYGMAYSVLWALEENTKINESNYRTLDPLRIAVLDMANSRIAALEQFCEMNQITYELIRCGTQEEQTAALKDGRADVLLDVDLNRQEGVRTIAKFAPQPYYFATTKGNSEIVNKLNFAILKINEADPYFAVNLYDKYFGGTRSILVLSDEEQAYISEAGTIPVAVSTADAPIQRLDEKTGDFCGISVDLLRLVAQRTGLAFSFEPAGAPASMRESLADGKIVMVAGMPYDYNVARDYGVALTRPYLETKIIMVLHKDLEVDDFSGLRIALVPELSGFNRYGSETVWRDTIEECMEAVERGEADYSYGDSYAVQYHFNRSAYRNLLLIPEANISEQICMGVSKQADVNLLTIINKVVNSISDADIQSIIYTNTVESTPVTFQDFIDSNPRAVILAVVVFALLLLGAMSLYFYLRVRTERALAFENLRYQQLCKLTGEHLFEYDYRKDCLTLSEESSKELGRPRVMRQYAKQLAERVAKGEEDLLPLYEWIVSGKDGMRDIRVRLPDGNFRWMRLITKNIGGAETRPDYVIGKMMNVQREREEREYLLRQAQSDSLTGIYNAATCRDLITKILAGNRKDDQGALFIIDIDCFKEVNDRFGHFAGDQVLMETAAVLRAVFRKEDVIGRLGGDEFLVFMRRTTSRKLVESKCEMLLERIHGIFPGEDGHPVSVSVGVALSNVGQSFDALYKEADGALYAVKKRGRDSCEIV, encoded by the coding sequence ATGAAAACCTGCCGGTTGAAGCGGCTTTTGAAGAATACCCTCGGCATTTTGTTTGTTGCGGGGCTTTGTTTGGGTCTCTCCTGTGCCCCGCAGGCGCTGGCGTCGTCCGCGCGGACAATCCGGGTGGGCTTCCCCCTTCAGAAGGGGCTTGCCGAAATCGACGATGCGGGGGATTATTCCGGCTATACCTATGAGTATTTGCAGGAGATTGCCCAGTATACCGGATGGGAATATGAGTTTGTGCAGGTACCGGGCAGCATCGACGAATCGCTGACCGAGATGCTGCGCATGCTCCAGGCGGGGGAAATCGATCTGCTGGGCGCGATGGTTTACAGCGACGCGCTGGCGCAGGAATACGATTATCCGGGAAGCAGCTACGGGATGGCCTATTCGGTGCTCTGGGCGTTGGAGGAGAATACAAAGATTAACGAGAGCAATTACCGGACGTTGGATCCGCTGCGGATCGCGGTGCTCGATATGGCAAACAGCCGGATTGCGGCGCTTGAGCAGTTCTGTGAGATGAACCAGATCACATACGAACTGATCAGGTGCGGTACACAGGAGGAACAGACCGCCGCGCTGAAAGACGGGCGCGCGGATGTGCTGCTCGATGTGGACCTGAACCGGCAGGAGGGCGTTCGGACCATTGCAAAGTTTGCCCCGCAGCCATATTATTTTGCGACCACAAAGGGAAATTCCGAAATTGTTAACAAACTCAATTTCGCAATCTTGAAAATCAACGAGGCCGATCCGTATTTTGCGGTGAACCTCTATGACAAATATTTTGGAGGGACACGGTCGATCTTGGTCCTTTCGGATGAAGAACAGGCCTATATTTCCGAAGCGGGCACAATCCCGGTGGCAGTGTCCACCGCGGACGCGCCGATACAGCGGTTGGATGAAAAGACCGGGGATTTTTGCGGCATTTCGGTCGATCTTCTCCGGCTGGTCGCGCAGCGGACGGGGCTTGCCTTCTCGTTTGAACCGGCAGGGGCCCCCGCATCCATGCGGGAGAGCCTAGCTGATGGAAAAATCGTTATGGTGGCGGGGATGCCTTATGACTACAATGTGGCGCGGGATTATGGTGTGGCGCTGACCCGGCCGTACCTCGAAACCAAAATCATCATGGTTCTGCATAAGGATTTGGAGGTGGATGACTTTTCCGGGCTGCGCATCGCGCTCGTGCCGGAGTTATCAGGATTCAACCGCTATGGGAGCGAAACCGTCTGGCGTGACACGATAGAGGAATGCATGGAAGCGGTGGAGCGCGGGGAGGCCGATTACAGCTATGGGGACAGCTATGCCGTCCAATACCATTTCAATCGGTCCGCCTACCGGAACCTGCTCCTGATCCCGGAAGCGAACATTTCCGAACAGATTTGCATGGGTGTGAGCAAACAGGCGGACGTCAACCTGCTGACGATCATCAACAAGGTTGTGAACAGTATTTCGGACGCGGATATCCAGTCGATCATCTATACCAATACGGTCGAATCCACGCCGGTCACCTTCCAGGACTTTATAGATTCAAATCCCCGCGCTGTCATTCTGGCGGTGGTTGTGTTCGCGTTGCTTCTGCTCGGTGCGATGTCTCTGTATTTTTACCTGCGTGTGCGGACCGAACGCGCGCTGGCTTTTGAAAACCTGCGCTACCAGCAGCTGTGCAAGCTGACGGGCGAGCACCTGTTTGAATATGATTACCGGAAGGACTGCCTGACTTTGTCAGAGGAGAGCTCGAAAGAGCTCGGAAGGCCGCGGGTTATGCGTCAGTACGCGAAACAGCTGGCGGAACGGGTTGCCAAGGGGGAGGAGGACCTGCTCCCGCTTTACGAGTGGATCGTTTCCGGCAAAGATGGGATGCGGGATATCCGCGTCAGGCTGCCGGACGGAAATTTTCGCTGGATGCGCCTGATCACCAAGAATATCGGCGGAGCGGAAACTCGGCCGGATTATGTAATCGGAAAGATGATGAATGTCCAGCGGGAACGCGAGGAACGCGAATACCTGCTGCGCCAGGCGCAGTCGGACAGTCTGACGGGGATCTATAACGCGGCGACCTGCCGCGACCTGATTACAAAGATCCTTGCCGGAAACCGCAAGGACGATCAGGGCGCGCTTTTCATTATCGATATCGACTGCTTTAAGGAGGTCAACGACCGTTTTGGCCACTTTGCCGGGGATCAGGTTCTGATGGAAACCGCCGCCGTACTGCGGGCGGTTTTCCGCAAGGAGGACGTCATCGGCCGGTTGGGCGGGGATGAATTTTTGGTGTTCATGAGGCGCACAACAAGCCGAAAGCTGGTGGAGAGCAAATGTGAGATGCTGCTGGAACGGATTCATGGGATCTTTCCGGGAGAGGATGGGCATCCAGTTTCCGTCAGCGTCGGCGTTGCGCTTTCCAACGTGGGGCAAAGTTTTGACGCGCTTTATAAAGAGGCCGACGGCGCGCTTTACGCGGTGAAAAAGCGCGGAAGGGACAGCTGCGAGATCGTCTGA